The Nocardioides pantholopis genome window below encodes:
- the gatC gene encoding Asp-tRNA(Asn)/Glu-tRNA(Gln) amidotransferase subunit GatC, translating into MPEISRDEVAHLADLARIDLSDAELDHLAPQLSVILESVASISGVAGDDVPPTSHPLPLTNVFRDDVVTPSLTAEQALAGAPESEQQRFSVPRILGDEQ; encoded by the coding sequence ATGCCTGAGATCTCCCGAGACGAGGTCGCGCACTTGGCCGATCTCGCCCGGATCGACCTGTCCGACGCCGAGCTCGACCACCTCGCACCGCAGCTGTCGGTGATCCTGGAGTCGGTGGCCTCGATCAGCGGGGTGGCCGGCGACGACGTGCCGCCGACCTCGCACCCGCTGCCGCTGACCAACGTCTTCCGCGACGACGTGGTGACCCCGTCGCTGACCGCCGAGCAGGCGCTCGCCGGGGCGCCGGAGTCCGAGCAGCAGCGCTTCTCCGTGCCGAGGATCCTGGGGGACGAGCAGTGA
- the gatA gene encoding Asp-tRNA(Asn)/Glu-tRNA(Gln) amidotransferase subunit GatA, giving the protein MSTTDWTRRSAAALADALAAGEVTSVELTQAHLDRIAEVDGSAESGVHAFLHVDAEGALAAARESDARRAAGTPASDLDGVPIAVKDVLATEGLPTTCGSKILEGWIPPYDATVVARLKRAGLPILGKTNMDEFAMGSSTEHSAYGPTRNPWDQERIPGGSGGGSAAAVAAFEAPLALGTDTGGSIRQPGAVTGTVGVKPTYGGVSRYGLVAMANSLDQVGPVTRTVLDSALLHELVGGHDPLDSTSVDQPVGGLVAAARQGAAGDLSGVRIGVVTELQGEGYQAGVLARFQESLDLLVEAGAEVVEVSCPNFVHALATYYLIMPCEASSNLAKFDAMRYGLRVLPEGIDDPSAEDVMRASRDAGFGDEVKRRIILGTYALSSGYYDAYYGTAQKVRTLITRDFEKAFESADVLVSPTSPTTAFKLGEKLDDPLAMYLNDLATIPANLAGVPGISVPSGLADEDGLPAGFQVLAPALADDRLYRVGAALEAALERKWGGPLLDRAPSLDNLDREGATA; this is encoded by the coding sequence GTGAGCACCACCGACTGGACCCGCCGGTCCGCAGCCGCGCTGGCCGACGCCCTCGCCGCGGGCGAGGTCACCTCGGTCGAGCTGACCCAGGCCCACCTGGACCGCATCGCCGAGGTCGACGGCAGCGCCGAGTCCGGCGTGCACGCGTTCCTGCACGTGGACGCCGAGGGTGCGCTGGCCGCCGCCCGCGAGTCCGACGCCCGCCGCGCCGCCGGCACCCCGGCCTCCGACCTCGACGGGGTCCCGATCGCCGTCAAGGACGTGCTGGCCACCGAGGGGCTGCCGACCACCTGCGGGTCGAAGATCCTCGAGGGCTGGATCCCGCCGTACGACGCGACGGTGGTCGCGCGCCTCAAGCGCGCCGGCCTGCCGATCCTCGGCAAGACCAACATGGACGAGTTCGCGATGGGCTCCTCCACCGAGCACTCCGCCTACGGCCCGACCCGCAACCCCTGGGACCAGGAGCGGATCCCGGGCGGCTCCGGGGGCGGCTCGGCCGCGGCGGTCGCCGCCTTCGAGGCGCCGCTCGCGCTCGGCACCGACACGGGCGGCTCGATCCGCCAGCCCGGTGCGGTCACCGGCACCGTCGGCGTGAAGCCCACCTACGGCGGGGTCTCCCGCTACGGGCTGGTCGCGATGGCCAACAGCCTGGACCAGGTCGGCCCGGTCACCCGGACCGTGCTGGACTCCGCGCTCCTGCACGAGCTTGTCGGCGGCCACGACCCGCTCGACTCCACCTCGGTCGACCAGCCGGTCGGCGGCCTGGTCGCCGCGGCCCGCCAGGGCGCGGCCGGCGACCTCTCCGGCGTCCGCATCGGCGTGGTCACCGAGCTCCAGGGCGAGGGCTACCAGGCCGGCGTGCTGGCCCGGTTCCAGGAGTCGCTGGACCTGCTGGTCGAGGCCGGCGCCGAGGTCGTGGAGGTGTCCTGCCCGAACTTCGTGCACGCGCTGGCGACCTACTACCTGATCATGCCGTGCGAGGCGTCCAGCAACCTCGCCAAGTTCGACGCGATGCGCTACGGCCTGCGGGTGCTGCCCGAGGGGATCGACGACCCGTCGGCCGAGGACGTCATGCGCGCCTCGCGCGACGCCGGCTTCGGCGACGAGGTCAAGCGCCGGATCATCCTCGGCACCTACGCGCTGTCCAGCGGCTACTACGACGCCTACTACGGGACCGCCCAGAAGGTCCGCACGCTGATCACGCGGGACTTCGAGAAGGCCTTCGAGTCCGCCGACGTGCTGGTCTCGCCCACCTCGCCGACCACTGCGTTCAAGCTGGGGGAGAAGCTCGACGACCCGCTGGCGATGTACCTCAACGACCTGGCGACGATCCCAGCCAACCTGGCCGGCGTGCCGGGCATCTCGGTGCCCAGCGGCCTGGCCGACGAGGACGGCCTCCCGGCCGGCTTCCAGGTCCTCGCCCCGGCGCTCGCCGACGACCGGCTCTACCGGGTCGGTGCGGCGCTGGAGGCCGCGCTGGAGCGGAAGTGGGGCGGGCCCCTGCTGGACCGCGCCCCGAGCCTGGACAACCTGGACCGAGAGGGAGCGACGGCATGA
- the gatB gene encoding Asp-tRNA(Asn)/Glu-tRNA(Gln) amidotransferase subunit GatB, protein MTATTTGDNLVAFDDVLAAYDPALGLEVHVELNTATKMFCGCPTEFGAEPNTQVCPTCLGLPGAMPVVNGRAVESAIRIGLALNCEIAEWCRFARKNYFYPDMPKNFQTSQYDEPIAFEGFMDVSVDDGAGGTETFRVEIERAHMEEDTGKSLHVGGATGRIHGASHSLVDYNRAGIPLIEIVTKPIVGAGARAPEIAKAYVAQLRELIVALGVSDARMDQGSIRADVNLSLAPKGSGVLGTRTETKNVNSLRSVERAVRYEMQRHAAILDSGRTILQETRHWHEDTGVTTSGREKSDAEDYRYFPEPDLVPVAPSREWVEQLRGTLPENPTEKRARLQAEWGFSDLEMRDTVGAGALGLVEETIAAGAAPQAARKWWLSELARRANDAGVELTALGVTPADVAGVQKLVDAGSLNDKLARQVFDGLLAGEGTPEEIVAKRGLAIVSDEGALSAAVDKAIAANPDVADKIRDGKVAAAGALIGAVMKEMRGQADAGRVRELILEKLS, encoded by the coding sequence ATGACCGCGACCACCACCGGCGACAACCTCGTCGCCTTCGACGACGTCCTCGCGGCGTACGACCCGGCGCTGGGCCTGGAGGTCCACGTCGAGCTCAACACCGCGACGAAGATGTTCTGCGGCTGTCCCACCGAGTTCGGCGCCGAGCCGAACACCCAGGTCTGCCCCACCTGCCTGGGCCTGCCCGGCGCGATGCCGGTGGTCAACGGCCGCGCGGTGGAGTCCGCCATCCGGATCGGTCTCGCACTGAACTGCGAGATCGCGGAGTGGTGCCGGTTCGCCCGGAAGAACTACTTCTACCCGGACATGCCGAAGAACTTCCAGACCAGCCAGTACGACGAGCCGATCGCGTTCGAGGGCTTCATGGACGTCAGCGTCGACGACGGCGCCGGCGGGACCGAGACCTTCCGGGTCGAGATCGAGCGCGCCCACATGGAGGAGGACACCGGCAAGTCGCTGCACGTCGGCGGCGCCACCGGCCGCATCCACGGCGCCTCGCACTCGCTGGTCGACTACAACCGGGCCGGCATCCCGCTCATCGAGATCGTCACCAAGCCGATCGTCGGCGCCGGGGCCCGGGCACCCGAGATCGCCAAGGCGTACGTCGCGCAGCTGCGCGAGCTGATCGTGGCCCTCGGCGTCTCCGACGCCCGGATGGACCAGGGCTCGATCCGCGCCGACGTGAACCTCTCGCTGGCGCCGAAGGGCTCCGGGGTGCTCGGCACCCGCACCGAGACCAAGAACGTCAACTCGCTGCGCTCGGTCGAGCGGGCGGTGCGCTACGAGATGCAGCGCCACGCGGCGATCCTGGACTCCGGGCGCACGATCCTGCAGGAGACCCGGCACTGGCACGAGGACACCGGGGTCACCACCAGCGGCCGGGAGAAGTCCGACGCCGAGGACTACCGCTACTTCCCCGAGCCGGACCTGGTGCCGGTCGCCCCGTCGCGGGAGTGGGTCGAGCAGCTGCGCGGCACGCTGCCGGAGAACCCGACCGAGAAGCGGGCCCGGCTCCAGGCCGAGTGGGGCTTCTCCGACCTCGAGATGCGCGACACCGTCGGGGCCGGCGCGCTCGGCCTGGTCGAGGAGACCATCGCCGCCGGGGCGGCTCCCCAGGCCGCCCGCAAGTGGTGGCTCTCGGAGCTGGCGCGCCGGGCGAACGACGCCGGCGTGGAGCTGACCGCGCTCGGAGTCACCCCGGCCGACGTCGCCGGGGTGCAGAAGCTCGTCGACGCGGGCTCGCTCAACGACAAGCTGGCGCGCCAGGTCTTCGACGGCCTGCTCGCCGGCGAGGGCACCCCGGAGGAGATCGTCGCGAAGCGCGGTCTCGCCATCGTCTCCGACGAGGGTGCGCTCTCCGCCGCCGTCGACAAGGCGATCGCCGCCAACCCCGACGTGGCCGACAAGATCCGCGACGGCAAGGTCGCCGCCGCGGGCGCCCTCATCGGCGCGGTGATGAAGGAGATGCGCGGCCAGGCCGACGCGGGCCGGGTGCGCGAGCTGATCCTGGAGAAGCTGTCCTGA
- a CDS encoding prenyltransferase/squalene oxidase repeat-containing protein, with translation MGEYGPDHGLSIDAALGLAGVPGQAEAVRAIGAAVAADLDTYTTGAAMGTDDVYAGPVAKATVLAQAAGTDPADVGGTDLVAQLEELVTDDGPTAGRLADRLSDPGGTDYANALGQAYAVQALAAADSPEADPAAAYLAQQQCPDGWFRLYFPPADAADQGCGSDDPPDTDVTALAVAALDGVPGHEQVVDDAVSWLARTQGEDGGFAGAEGTEVENANSTGLAGQALLQVGYQEQAERAGRWLAARQLTDLGCEAGTTPETGAVAYDDAALAARDLAEPADRGQWLRATAQAVAVLAGTGEPAASVTAERTGDTVLVRGLDEGERGCVVGPGIAVPVEGAGSEVEVPVEGPGSDDLVLRRLAGEVPVSAAG, from the coding sequence GTGGGGGAGTACGGGCCCGACCACGGCCTGAGCATCGACGCCGCCCTCGGCCTCGCCGGCGTCCCGGGCCAGGCGGAGGCGGTGCGCGCGATCGGCGCCGCGGTCGCCGCGGACCTGGACACCTACACCACCGGCGCCGCGATGGGCACCGACGACGTGTACGCCGGCCCGGTGGCCAAGGCGACAGTGCTGGCCCAGGCCGCCGGGACGGACCCCGCCGATGTCGGCGGCACCGACCTGGTCGCCCAGCTCGAGGAGCTGGTGACGGACGACGGGCCCACGGCCGGGCGGCTCGCGGACCGCCTGAGCGACCCCGGCGGGACCGACTACGCCAACGCGCTCGGCCAGGCGTACGCCGTCCAGGCGCTCGCCGCCGCGGACTCGCCGGAGGCGGACCCCGCCGCGGCGTACCTGGCGCAGCAGCAGTGCCCGGACGGCTGGTTCCGGCTGTACTTCCCCCCGGCCGATGCCGCGGACCAGGGCTGCGGCTCGGACGACCCCCCGGACACCGACGTGACGGCGCTCGCCGTGGCCGCCCTCGACGGCGTGCCCGGCCACGAGCAGGTCGTGGACGATGCCGTGTCCTGGCTGGCGCGGACCCAGGGCGAGGACGGCGGCTTCGCCGGCGCCGAGGGCACCGAGGTGGAGAACGCGAACAGCACCGGCCTGGCCGGGCAGGCACTGCTCCAGGTGGGCTACCAGGAGCAGGCCGAGCGCGCGGGCCGGTGGCTGGCCGCCCGGCAGCTCACCGACCTGGGCTGTGAGGCCGGGACCACGCCCGAGACCGGTGCCGTCGCGTACGACGACGCCGCGCTCGCCGCGCGGGACCTGGCCGAGCCGGCCGACCGGGGCCAGTGGCTGCGGGCGACGGCCCAGGCCGTCGCCGTGCTCGCCGGAACCGGGGAGCCGGCGGCGAGCGTGACCGCGGAGCGCACCGGCGACACGGTGCTGGTCCGCGGCCTCGACGAGGGCGAGCGCGGCTGCGTCGTCGGACCCGGGATCGCGGTACCCGTCGAGGGCGCCGGGTCCGAGGTCGAGGTGCCCGTCGAGGGCCCCGGCTCCGACGATCTGGTGCTGCGTCGGCTCGCCGGCGAGGTGCCGGTGTCGGCCGCCGGCTGA
- a CDS encoding prenyltransferase/squalene oxidase repeat-containing protein produces MSTPRRRRSGALLAGGVLVASGLTLAGPSAPATAATSDPRSAALSARWLVGEIQADGLLHTTSEYAGERYEGPSYGGSIDAANALRAVGGHQATVARITDAIGASIAAYAAPTATDVYSGSAAKALALLVDEGRTPPTVRGGTDLLELVEGTVSTEPGLAGRLQDAYDPTSEWAADYANTIGQAFAARALTQTGSGLADEVTGYLLDQQCGAGFFRLYFAEKTAADQTCDGADPALPTDQAADTTALVALQLADLAGNDAEIAGALDRAEAWLLAQQRPDGSFADPQNGVNANTTGLAGWALDVLGADAAATRAATWLRARQLAGECEPGLAREAGAVAYDDAGISAARTYGLADPLDRTPWVGATVQALPALLAAPAPTAARSIAAPRGYVRAGSRQVLTVRGLAAGERACVTGAGRVAVLGSGAAAKVRVTVPGGTRNRTVRVSTADGSATTAVQALGRKRLQVALRVRAVRPGGRQVVTVRGLAPRESVRVALRGRVVAKGRATRAGTFRDATRVGARRGAVKVRVTGQFAHRSATTSFRVR; encoded by the coding sequence ATGAGCACCCCACGTCGGCGCCGATCAGGCGCCCTGCTCGCGGGCGGCGTCCTCGTCGCCTCCGGGCTCACCCTGGCGGGGCCGTCCGCGCCCGCCACCGCGGCGACCTCGGATCCGCGATCCGCCGCGCTCTCCGCCCGCTGGCTGGTCGGCGAGATCCAGGCCGACGGCCTGCTGCACACCACCAGCGAGTACGCCGGCGAGCGCTACGAGGGCCCCTCCTACGGCGGCTCGATCGACGCCGCCAACGCCTTGCGCGCGGTCGGGGGCCACCAGGCCACGGTCGCCAGGATCACCGACGCGATCGGCGCGAGCATCGCGGCGTACGCCGCGCCGACGGCCACCGACGTCTACTCCGGGTCGGCCGCCAAGGCGCTGGCCCTGCTGGTCGACGAGGGGCGCACCCCGCCGACGGTGCGCGGCGGGACCGACCTGCTGGAGCTGGTCGAGGGCACGGTCTCCACCGAGCCCGGACTCGCGGGCCGGCTCCAGGACGCCTACGACCCGACGAGCGAGTGGGCAGCGGACTACGCCAACACGATCGGCCAGGCGTTCGCGGCCCGGGCGCTCACCCAGACCGGCAGCGGGCTCGCCGACGAGGTGACCGGCTACCTCCTCGACCAGCAGTGCGGCGCGGGCTTCTTCCGGCTCTACTTCGCGGAGAAGACCGCGGCCGACCAGACCTGCGACGGCGCCGACCCCGCGCTGCCCACCGACCAGGCCGCCGACACCACCGCGCTGGTCGCCCTGCAACTGGCCGACCTCGCCGGGAACGACGCGGAGATCGCCGGCGCGCTGGACCGCGCCGAGGCCTGGCTGCTCGCGCAGCAGCGCCCGGACGGGTCGTTCGCGGACCCCCAGAACGGCGTCAACGCCAACACCACGGGCCTGGCCGGCTGGGCGCTGGACGTGCTCGGCGCCGACGCCGCGGCGACCCGGGCCGCGACCTGGCTGCGGGCCCGCCAGCTGGCCGGGGAGTGCGAGCCCGGACTGGCCCGCGAGGCCGGTGCGGTGGCCTACGACGACGCCGGCATCAGCGCTGCGCGGACCTACGGCCTGGCCGACCCGCTGGACCGGACCCCGTGGGTCGGCGCGACCGTGCAGGCGCTGCCCGCCCTGCTCGCCGCCCCGGCCCCGACCGCCGCCCGGTCGATCGCCGCGCCGCGCGGCTACGTCCGGGCGGGATCGCGGCAGGTGCTGACCGTGCGCGGTCTGGCCGCCGGCGAGCGGGCCTGCGTGACCGGGGCCGGACGGGTCGCCGTCCTCGGCAGCGGCGCGGCCGCGAAGGTCCGGGTCACGGTGCCCGGCGGAACCCGGAACCGGACGGTCCGGGTCTCGACCGCCGACGGCTCGGCCACCACCGCGGTCCAGGCGCTCGGCAGGAAGCGGCTCCAGGTCGCCCTGCGGGTCCGTGCCGTCCGGCCGGGCGGCCGGCAGGTCGTCACGGTCCGGGGCCTGGCGCCCCGGGAGTCGGTGCGGGTCGCCCTGCGCGGCCGGGTCGTGGCGAAGGGCCGGGCCACCAGGGCCGGCACGTTCCGGGACGCGACGAGGGTCGGCGCCCGGCGCGGTGCGGTCAAGGTCCGCGTCACCGGCCAGTTCGCGCACCGGTCCGCCACGACGTCGTTCCGGGTCCGATGA
- a CDS encoding energy-coupling factor transporter transmembrane component T, whose product MSAARGRVRIPRELHPVAWWCWAVGLGAAASMTTNPLLLALLVASAWLVVVACRSDQPWSGAFRLYLWVGLAVVVIRVLFRVVLGGVPDGHVLLSLPEVPLPSFAAGITLLGPVTREALLAGLYDGMRLAALLICVGAANALANPKRLMKSMPPALYEIGTSLVVAITVLPQLVDSTRRVRAAQQLRGGPGGRVRGLRRLLVPILEDALDRSLAMAAGMDARGYGRTGGLTAARRRGTGALMLVGLIGICVGAYAVLDGTAPRYLAGPMLGLGVALAVLGLVSAGRRVERTRYRPDPWRAPEAAAILSGLLVALGTWYVGRSDQRVAHPGVVDAPTVSLIALAVVLLALVPALTSPPPLTAASREPDPAPVEDPVAERTAA is encoded by the coding sequence GTGAGCGCCGCCAGGGGCCGGGTGCGGATCCCCCGGGAGCTGCACCCGGTCGCCTGGTGGTGCTGGGCCGTCGGGCTCGGCGCCGCGGCCAGCATGACGACGAACCCGCTCCTGCTCGCGCTGCTCGTCGCCTCGGCATGGCTGGTGGTCGTCGCCTGCCGCTCCGACCAGCCGTGGTCCGGGGCGTTCCGGCTCTACCTGTGGGTCGGGCTGGCCGTGGTGGTGATCCGGGTGCTGTTCCGGGTCGTGCTCGGCGGCGTGCCGGACGGTCACGTGCTGCTCAGCCTGCCCGAGGTGCCGCTGCCGTCGTTCGCGGCCGGCATCACGCTGCTGGGGCCGGTGACCCGCGAGGCGCTCCTCGCCGGCCTCTACGACGGGATGCGGCTCGCGGCCCTGCTGATCTGCGTGGGCGCCGCGAACGCGCTGGCGAACCCGAAGCGGCTGATGAAGTCGATGCCGCCCGCGCTCTACGAGATCGGCACCTCGCTGGTGGTCGCGATCACGGTGCTGCCGCAGCTGGTCGACAGCACCCGCCGGGTCCGGGCGGCGCAGCAGCTGCGGGGCGGCCCCGGCGGCCGGGTCCGCGGGCTGCGACGGCTGCTGGTGCCGATCCTGGAGGACGCGCTGGATCGCTCGCTGGCGATGGCAGCCGGCATGGACGCGCGCGGCTACGGCCGGACCGGCGGCCTCACCGCGGCGCGCCGCCGGGGGACCGGCGCCCTGATGCTGGTCGGGCTGATCGGCATCTGCGTCGGCGCCTACGCGGTCCTGGACGGCACCGCGCCGCGCTACCTCGCCGGCCCGATGCTCGGGCTCGGCGTGGCCCTGGCCGTGCTCGGCCTGGTCTCCGCCGGCCGGCGCGTCGAGCGGACCCGCTACCGGCCGGACCCGTGGCGCGCCCCGGAGGCGGCCGCGATCCTCAGCGGCCTGCTCGTCGCCCTCGGGACCTGGTACGTCGGCCGCTCCGACCAGCGGGTGGCCCACCCCGGGGTCGTCGACGCCCCGACCGTCAGCCTGATCGCGCTGGCGGTGGTGCTGCTCGCCCTGGTGCCCGCCCTGACCTCACCGCCGCCCCTGACCGCCGCCTCCCGGGAGCCCGACCCGGCCCCGGTCGAGGACCCCGTCGCCGAGAGGACCGCCGCATGA
- a CDS encoding ABC transporter ATP-binding protein, with the protein MIELRDICFSYGDTPVLDHVDLTIEPGELVLLAGPTGVGKSTLLGVLAGLVPAYTGGALRGDVLLDGASVIEAPARERAHVVGYVGQNPAAWFVTDTVEEELAYAMEQLGLEPGTMRRRVEETLDLLGITDLRHRDLRTLSGGQQQRVALGSVLTAHPRLLVLDEPTSALDPTAAEDVLSTMTRLVHDLGLSVLVAEHRLERVVPFADRMCLLGRGGRLVVGDPAEVLADSPIAPPIVDLGRLAGWRPLPLTVRDARRRAGELTARVTPPAAPPAPAPAPPVVTASRVVVAHGRRVALRGVDLTLHPGRVTALMGRNGSGKSTLLWTLQGRHAPAQGTVRVAGEDPARLKPAERREHTGLVPQTPADLLYLETVAEECAAADRAVAAAGGTCRGLLDRLAPGIPGPMHPRDLSEGQRLALAVAVVLTARPPVLLLDEPTRGLDYPAKRELAAALTALAADGHALLVATHDVEFVAQVADDVVVLAEGEVVSHGPVRRVVAESPSFAPQVTKVLGPAWLRVDEVAAALEPTA; encoded by the coding sequence ATGATCGAGCTGCGCGACATCTGCTTCTCCTACGGGGACACCCCGGTCCTCGACCACGTCGACCTCACCATCGAGCCCGGCGAGCTGGTCCTGCTCGCGGGCCCGACCGGCGTCGGCAAGTCCACGCTGCTCGGCGTGCTCGCCGGGCTGGTGCCGGCGTACACCGGCGGGGCGCTGCGCGGCGACGTCCTGCTCGACGGCGCCAGCGTGATCGAGGCGCCGGCCCGCGAGCGGGCCCACGTCGTGGGGTACGTCGGCCAGAACCCCGCCGCCTGGTTCGTCACCGACACGGTCGAGGAGGAGCTCGCCTACGCGATGGAGCAGCTCGGCCTCGAGCCGGGCACGATGCGGCGCCGGGTCGAGGAGACCCTGGACCTGCTCGGCATCACCGACCTGCGCCACCGCGACCTGCGCACGCTCTCCGGCGGCCAGCAGCAGCGCGTCGCCCTCGGGTCCGTGCTGACCGCCCACCCCCGGCTGCTGGTCCTGGACGAGCCGACCTCCGCGCTGGACCCCACGGCCGCCGAGGACGTGCTCTCGACGATGACCCGGCTGGTCCACGACCTCGGCCTGTCCGTGCTGGTCGCCGAGCACCGCCTTGAGCGGGTCGTCCCGTTCGCGGACCGGATGTGCCTGCTCGGCCGGGGCGGCCGACTCGTCGTCGGCGACCCCGCCGAGGTGCTGGCCGACTCGCCGATCGCGCCGCCGATCGTGGACCTCGGCCGGCTCGCCGGCTGGCGGCCGCTGCCGCTGACCGTGCGCGACGCGCGCCGGCGCGCTGGCGAGCTGACCGCCCGGGTCACGCCGCCGGCGGCGCCGCCCGCGCCGGCGCCCGCCCCGCCGGTGGTCACGGCCAGCCGGGTCGTGGTCGCCCACGGCCGCCGGGTCGCGCTGCGCGGGGTGGACCTGACGCTGCACCCCGGCCGGGTCACCGCGCTGATGGGCCGCAACGGCTCCGGGAAGTCGACGCTGCTGTGGACTCTCCAGGGCCGCCACGCCCCCGCGCAGGGCACGGTCCGGGTGGCCGGGGAGGACCCGGCCCGGCTCAAGCCGGCCGAGCGGCGGGAGCACACCGGCCTGGTGCCGCAGACCCCCGCGGACCTGCTCTACCTGGAGACGGTCGCCGAGGAGTGCGCCGCCGCCGACCGGGCCGTCGCGGCGGCGGGCGGGACCTGCCGGGGGCTGCTGGACCGGCTGGCCCCGGGGATCCCGGGCCCGATGCACCCCCGCGACCTCTCCGAGGGCCAGCGCCTGGCCCTGGCCGTCGCCGTGGTGCTGACCGCCCGGCCGCCGGTGCTGCTGCTCGACGAGCCGACCCGCGGGCTGGACTACCCGGCCAAGCGGGAGCTGGCCGCCGCCCTGACCGCGCTCGCCGCCGACGGGCACGCGCTGCTGGTGGCGACCCACGACGTGGAGTTCGTCGCCCAGGTCGCCGACGACGTGGTGGTGCTCGCCGAGGGCGAGGTGGTCTCGCACGGCCCGGTGCGCCGGGTCGTCGCGGAGTCGCCGTCGTTCGCGCCGCAGGTGACCAAGGTCCTCGGCCCGGCGTGGCTGCGGGTCGACGAGGTGGCGGCCGCGCTGGAGCCGACCGCATGA
- a CDS encoding ECF transporter S component — MSAGRAAAYGAALPLGRRSRLVLGAASVIGLVMICWPLFLDVGDGTRADPPFLFLLLLPLVLGVVLAEMSEGGMDARVLAILGVLSAINGVLRGVSAGTAGIELVFFLLILGGRVFGAGFGFVLGCTSLLASALLTAGVGPWLPFQMLVAGWVGLGAGLLPRRLTGRAELAALIGYGILAAYAYGILMNLWGWPFVLGIAVPGHTETELSYVAGAPLTENLHRFGIYTLLTSTGGWDTGRAITNALAIGLLGPAVLSTLRRASRRARIDRTVEGTDPVRER, encoded by the coding sequence ATGAGCGCCGGGCGGGCTGCGGCGTACGGCGCCGCGCTGCCGCTGGGCCGCCGGTCCCGGCTGGTGCTCGGCGCCGCGTCGGTGATCGGGCTGGTGATGATCTGCTGGCCGCTGTTCCTCGACGTCGGGGACGGCACCCGCGCCGACCCGCCGTTCCTGTTCCTGCTGCTGCTGCCGCTGGTGCTGGGCGTGGTGCTCGCCGAGATGAGCGAGGGCGGCATGGACGCCCGGGTGCTGGCGATCCTGGGCGTGCTCAGCGCGATCAACGGGGTGCTGCGCGGGGTGAGCGCCGGCACCGCCGGGATCGAGCTGGTCTTCTTCCTGCTGATCCTCGGCGGCCGGGTCTTCGGAGCGGGCTTCGGCTTCGTGCTGGGGTGCACCTCGCTGCTGGCCTCGGCGCTGCTCACCGCCGGGGTCGGGCCCTGGCTGCCGTTCCAGATGCTGGTGGCCGGCTGGGTGGGGCTGGGTGCCGGACTGCTGCCGCGCCGGCTCACCGGCCGCGCCGAGCTGGCCGCACTGATCGGCTACGGGATCCTGGCGGCCTACGCCTACGGGATCCTGATGAACCTGTGGGGCTGGCCGTTCGTGCTCGGCATCGCGGTGCCGGGGCACACCGAGACCGAGCTGTCCTACGTCGCCGGAGCCCCGCTCACCGAGAACCTGCACCGGTTCGGCATCTACACGCTGCTCACCTCGACGGGTGGCTGGGACACCGGCCGGGCGATCACCAACGCGCTCGCGATCGGGCTGCTCGGCCCGGCCGTGCTGAGCACGCTGCGCCGGGCCTCGCGCCGGGCCCGGATCGACCGGACGGTCGAGGGGACCGACCCGGTCAGGGAGCGATGA